The genomic segment tgtttaatCACGGCTAATTTAGCACGTCCACATGTGTCAACGTGTACGTCATTCTCACCCCGCCTCTTCATTCGTTTTTATTTCTGTTAACTGCTGTTCTTCATTGTCTGTGTTTCGCCGGTCTCACTTTCCATTCCCCTCTacttgctttatctgtctgttctctgttgtgGTGATGATTTTGTTTATCCGAACGGAATTGTATGTGCCGGGGGGGTGCATGgggtttgtttttcatgttttattgatTTCACAATTGTATATAAACACAGAGACTGTGTTACTCCACAACCAGAGGAGCTTTCAGAAACGTTAACTCGTCTGTATTGTTTAAAGTACAATTAATATATTACCAACAGCTTTAAtagaatttattcatttattttaatttttgttttactcATCGTGGCAGCTACACACAAGCATCCCGTGTTaaaatctctctcttctctcttcttctctctcacacaccacacaccacaacaaccaacacacatcacacacacattacaagtaTGGGTTCTTGAATAGAATACTTTCAATAAGAACTTATAAAATCCAACATTTATCTCCGTGGGTTTAGTTTTCATGTTCTGGTTTGTAAGGGACACTTTAGATAATGGaatgatttcaaaacaaaagTGTACGAACGATAAGTATGAAAAGTACTCTTCAACACCAGCAGTATGGAAATAAAGTACGACGTCCTCTGTGACAAATAATGGATATTCTTAAGCAGTAGTGTctgttaagaatttttttttggtatcgATAATCATGATCACAACTCATTGTTTTCACTTCTTGATTCGACATGGCTGCAACCCTTACATATTCTACAAAGACGATTTACAGCTAAGGAAAGAATCTATGACACTTGTTCCAATAAAATCATTTAACGATACATACACATTATAGTTTTCTTACGTTTCTCTTCTTCGTTGGGTGAATCCCATTATTTGTGTACACGTGCTTTTCTGAGACCGTTTTACTATGTAGGTTATTCTACGTTTCAAACACGTCTCAAAATATTTACTTATAGTAATAAACGCTTATGTATTCATGTTTATGTTCACGTACAGACTCATCAGAACGCCCCTCACACTCAACAACTACCCTGTCTAAATAGACAGCGGGTGGAGGAGCAGAATCCACCTCATTTCCACATGCGCTATTCTGGCTGGAACAACTGTAAGCTGCTGGTCGTTTTGCCGTTTTCTGAACACAGGTCTGGGACGTGGACACTGGTGTCAACACCGGTCACATGGAGGAGCATGTTGGGCGGCATATGGTGCTGGAGCGCCTCGTCAGCCTTGCAGATGGCTGATGGTAGACTCTTGCACAGTTAGTGTGTCACGCCTCAGTTGCTTTGGACCCGATCACACAGTCCAGAAGGTGACATATGTCTCGTGGAATACAGTGTCAGTCCTGATCTGAAACTTGAGAAATGTTTTCATCCGGTTAGGGGGTGTCCAAAAGATTTCATCTCCCCGGGTCAAACGAGTTCAGCGACACATCACTGAAATTCTTTCGGTTGCCTCCGTAAGGTTCTCAAATGTGGTCTACATCAAGTTAATAAGTTCGCAACGCATTTTTTCAACTACGTCTTCAGAATTGATAGCGTCATTTTACCACAGCACCTTTTGGCTGGTTTGGTGGCTACGTTGGCATGGGTGTGGTAAATTCTGCCACGATCGTCACTTGCGATGTCCGTTCGGGAGGACAACCAAAGGACATGGCAGATTTGATCTTTGAAGttctggaaaaagaaaaatgtaaccaTGCATTGATCAGTCCAGTGTATCTTTCGGAGTTACTCCAGTTAGCCAAAATAAGGAATGCAAAAGCAGATTCCAATGCTGAAGTCCAAATTTCCGACGAAAGCAAGTTGAACGTACTTTATCTTGGCGGTCTCCCAATAACCCGTCCAATGGTGGCAGCTGCACTGTCTTTGACTCAGTTAGTCCTTGTTGGTTACGCGGCAACTGATTGTAGCTTAGTTTCAAAGCAcattgtgacagacagtgagacctTCGTGGATCATGATACAGGACCTCCCGTAGAAGGCGTCTTCGTGAAGATCGTCAGCCAGGACGATGAAGAAACAGCTCTACCTGTCAACCAGACAGGGCACATCCTcgtcaaggggttaaagataAATCCAGGGTACCTCAATGACCCCAAGCTGAAAATTGATGATTATTTAACCAAGGATGGATTCTTCCGCACCCAGGATGTTGGCCGTCTGGATGAACGAGGTCACCTGATTGTGGACGGAAGAGGAAGTGACGCAATCATGAGAGGACCCTACATCTTTTACCCATCATGGATGGAGTCATGCATTCGAGCTTGTCCAGGTGTTCGTGACGTCATCATCACTGGTGTCCCTGACCCTTTGGTCAACGAAGAGCTTTGTGCATGCGTCGTGATGGAATCGGATTCAGTGACGTTGGAGCAAGTCCGTCATTTCGTGGAGAAGGAAGTGGTGACGACAGAAGACGATGCACTGTCACCACGACCCCGCCACTATCTGGAGTTCCAATCTTTTCCCATGACTGACACTGGCAAACCGAAACGTAAGGTGATCAAGGCACAGGCAACAGAACGCCTCCAATGCTCTGACTGACCATGCTGCTTTTGCACAGGTGCAGACATGGAAATTCAACGTCTGTGGTTTTACCTCCCTTTCGTTTCAGTCTGGATTGGATTGAGCCTATCCAAAGTTGGGGAGAGATTTGCATGGTGGATTACAAGTACATACATGATTCAAATAATTTTAGCTCACTATTGGAATCGAAGATTTTCAGTCGCGATGTTCAAATGTCACTGTAGATAATGTAGTATCTTCACACTGTGTGTAAATCACATAAAACACAATAGCCTTTCTATGCCTTAAATCATATTTTGAAATATAAttgcttttgactcacttgcgtaaacaaagtgagtctacgttttaacccagtgttcggttgtctctgtgtgtctttggccTGCGGAAATgaaatgcaagtgtgtgtgtgtgtgtgtgtgtgtgtgtgtgtgtgtgtgtgtgtgtgtttcttccaagcttattttatatatcatatttaatacagagcacttttcaacgatttttaaaaatctcttcttttttttctctcctcgaattcctttactggataaagtgcgaaTCACAAGCCCATGCTTATCCCTTGTCCCTGAAGGAGTGAGCATTAAATCGCCggcccctcccttctcctccccctccccctctgtgccTGGTAGGAGTGGAGACCCCGTCACTTTGCCAACACCATTGTTTTGACAGGGACTCACCACAGGAATGGAAGATGGACGATGAAACAAGTATGACAATGATGTCGAATGTGCTATGGATAATTCAATTTGGTTTGGGAGTTGGTGACAAGGCTGACACTATGCTTCGTTCCATGGTATATCCTGGCTGGGTGAGCAATACTGACAACTGCAATGATATTCGCCTCTGTTGTGGTTTGAACCCGCTTtctccatttatatatatatatatatatatatatatatatatatatatataagaaatgacACAAACCAATGTGGCGTGTGTTTCTGTACCAGAAATTGATTATTATAGAATATTTGCTTTGACGCTATCAAAATCTAGCTTCGTATATCTATCAAGAATGTCAGTAGCTCTATTTATCTGTCAAGAATGGCATTATATACTGTTTCCTTTCTTTGGAAGTGATTAAAGCTTAGAAACTGTTACTGGTAGTTGTGAGTTTGCtaacgcgtgcgtgtgtgcataatttTATGTCTGAGCTACTCCATACTGACACTTCAACACATTATGTTATGGTGAAAGCAGAGGAAGTGAGTTATCAAAATGTAAGTTGTAAAACCTCCCGCACCCAGCCCCTTCCTTATCATAGAAGTAACAGGGAATGGTCGTTTTGGACAAGCTTGCACTGACCTGTTTCCTCCACATCTTTTAACATTATGGAAGTTATAGACAGGCGTAGCTCTTGGCTAAGCTTGCActgacaccctcccccacccatcccatggCAGAAATAAGTGGAGCAGTATAGCACTTGCTACGTTTGTCCTGAGCATCCCACCacacccgaaaaaaaagaaagaaaaaaaaggggaaacaagAGGAATGGTACTTATTGTCCAGCTTTTTGTCGTTTGGTCTGGACCATCCAGCTTGGTGCAGCAAGATTACCATAGGAGCCCGTGGGGGATCAGTTCTGACTGGGCCAAATTTACGCCCGAGTCCATTTCAAGCTAGCCTAGAATGACACCTATGTCCATTAGGAAGGGGTGAAATCCAACGAGATAGTGTCATACCAGGCTAGTTTACATATACACCGAGGTTAATCTGGGCTGGCCAGATTTTAATCATGAGTAAAACCCAACAGAAGAACGAATAGGCTGCTACACTGGGCTTACTCCCCACTGGACTCATTTCCGACACTGCCCAGAATAACTCCATTAACTTGGAGGTAGAGTCATTCTGGGGCATTACATCCGCGAACCTAACTATCCCCTTCCCAACCCATTGATCCAAGCTATGTTTCCAACATTTTTAaaactggtatgtgtgtgtcttgtgttatCTGCTGAGCAGACATTTGATTGCTACTtatttgtttttatctctgtgtgtttgcgtgtaggTGGTGCTGTGAACACAAAAACTAAGGGTTTTATGCGCCCTAATCAAATCAAATTCAAATGTGACAGAACCAGTAAAAGTCATAACATAAAACAAaagtattgttactgtctgttTTAATGAATCCTTTAGAGAAGGTGAAAGATACACCCAGAATCAAAAAACTATTGGTCCACTCCACAAACGCACAGATCTTCCTCTAAATAGATTGAATAACTGGCGTCCTATAAGACTCAATAATACAAATTTTAGCAAGGGTGTAGCATTCTTAATGTGGTTGTGTGGACTTATTCAAAgtggagtattaaaaaaaaaatcctatattTCAAAgtggcagacacagagaaacagaccggcacacacacacacacacacacacacacacacacacacacacacacacacacacacacacagg from the Babylonia areolata isolate BAREFJ2019XMU chromosome 21, ASM4173473v1, whole genome shotgun sequence genome contains:
- the LOC143296533 gene encoding putative acyl--CoA ligase YdaB yields the protein MGVVNSATIVTCDVRSGGQPKDMADLIFEVLEKEKCNHALISPVYLSELLQLAKIRNAKADSNAEVQISDESKLNVLYLGGLPITRPMVAAALSLTQLVLVGYAATDCSLVSKHIVTDSETFVDHDTGPPVEGVFVKIVSQDDEETALPVNQTGHILVKGLKINPGYLNDPKLKIDDYLTKDGFFRTQDVGRLDERGHLIVDGRGSDAIMRGPYIFYPSWMESCIRACPGVRDVIITGVPDPLVNEELCACVVMESDSVTLEQVRHFVEKEVVTTEDDALSPRPRHYLEFQSFPMTDTGKPKRKVIKAQATERLQCSD